The nucleotide sequence GCGCGACCTGCTGGAACGGGTGGATCTGGTGCTGGCCACCGATCCGGACGTCAGCAAGGGCTGATTCGCGAAGCTGCCTGGGGTATACTTGCGTCACTCCCTGGGGTGCTTGCCAGTTGGTGATGTCCCTGAGCCGATACGCACAACCACGGGGGTTGCACGTTGGGGCCGGTGTGCATGTCCGCTTGACGGAAAGCCTTAACGCCTCCTGCAACTTCCACCTTGAACTCTCGGGTTCAAGGGCTAAGCCGGCAGCGGTTCATCCGGGGAGCCTGATTTTCCAGACAATGCCAGTCTTCAAGACTGGCATTGTCGTGTCTGGCGCAGGCATTTCTGACTACAGCGTTTGCGGTTACGCTGTGTCATCCAAGCCAGATTCGAAGCATCGACCATGTCCGAACCCGCGTTGCTACCCCGCCCGCAACTTCGACGCCTGCTGCGCCAGGCCCGTCGCGCCCTGACGCCCGCCCAACAACGCCAAGCCGCCCAAGGCCTCTACCGGCAGTTGGCCCAGCATCCAATGTTTCGCCGCGCCCGCCACATCGCCCTGTACCTGCCCAACGATGGCGAGATCGATCCGCGCCTGCTGCTGCGCGCCGCCCAGCGCCGGGGCAAGGCGACTTACCTGCCAGTGCTCAACTCGTGGCCGCAGACCAAGATGGTTTTCCAGCGCATCCGTCCCGGGGAACCACTGCACCCCAATCGTTTTCGGATTCTCGAACCACGGATCGACGTCGCCCGGCAACGCAAGGTCTGGACACTGGACCTGGTATTGCTGCCACTGGTGGGGTTCGACGATGTGGGCGGCCGGCTCGGCATGGGGGGCGGGTTCTATGACCGCAGCCTGGCGTACCTGGCGCGACGCAAGCTATGGCGCAAGCCAACGCTGCTGGGGCTGGCCCATGAATGCCAGAAAGTCGAAAGGCTGGCGCAGGCGAGCTGGGATGTACCGTTGCAAGGGACGGTCAGTGACAGGCGTTGGTATATTGCGGGGTAGGCGCCGCGATACCCGGCGGCGCCTGGAAGACAGGTTCAGCGTTTAAGCGGTGGCGCAGGTTGGGTGATATCCATCGGCGCCTCGGTCTTGCTGGCCCACAGGCTTTGGGCGTAACCCGTAGTCACGACACCCAGACCGAACAGAATGACCAGAATCCACAACAAATCCGGTTTGCGTTTCATCGATTGCCCCCCTCAAGGCATATCACACACGATGACAGCAGCGGTTTTCTTATTGGCCGTGCAGCAGCGTCAAGCTTGGAAGGCCGGCATTTTGCGACAACCTTGAGCGACACGCAAACTCTGGCGTCAACCGACTGTCGGTTTGTCATAAAATCGCTGAACTATTTTCTAGCACACCGCCCAGGAGTAGAAATCATGGCCTATTGGCTGATGAAATCCGAGCCCGACGAATTGTCCATCATGGACCTGGAAAAGCTCGGCCAGGCACGCTGGGACGGGGTTCGCAACTACCAGGCGCGAAATTTCCTACGGGCCATGGCGCAAGGCGATTCCTTCTTTTTCTACCACTCCAGCTGTCCGGAGCCAGGCATTGCCGGGATCGGGCAGATCGTCCGGACAGCCTACCCGGACCCGACGGCACTCGAGCCCGACAGCCACTACTTCGACCCGAAGGCCAACCCGGATAAAAACCCCTGGACCGCAATCGACGTGGCCCATGTCGAAACCTTCCCCCGCGTGCTGAAGCTCGACTACCTCAAGCAGCAAGCCGCCCTGGCCGAAATGCCGCTGGTGCAAAAGGGCTCCCGGCTGTCGGTGATGCCGGTGACGGCAGAGCAGTGGGCGGCGGTGATGGCGTTGAAGTCGTAGCTCTATCGGCGTCCCCCAGTCCGCTATCGCGAGCAGGCTCGCTCCCACAGGGGATCTTCATCAAATGGAGATTCAGTGTGGGAGCGAGCCTGCTCGCGATGAGGCCGGCCCAGACGGCAGAAGACTTACTGAATGATCAAATTGTTGAACAACAGATCATCCACCATCGGCTTGCCGGTCTCGTCATTCATCACTTGCTGGGTCTGCTTCAACGCTTCCTGGCGCAGCTTTTCCTTGGCTTCAAGGTTATTCATGGTTTCGCTGGTCTGCTGGGCAAACAGCGCAACCAATTGGTTGCGGATCAGCGGTTCGTTAGCCTTCACCGCGGCCGCAGCGGCATCGCCGGTCACGCGCAGGGCCACGTCGGCCTTGTAGACCTTCAGCTTCGCCGTGCCATCCAGACCGTAATTGCCCACGAAGGGCGGGCTCAGGGTGATGTAGCTGACCTTCGGCGCTTCACCCTCTTTTGCTTCCTTGGCCTCTTCGTTGGCCATCACTGCCACAGGCAACGACAGGGCCAGCATCAACACGATCCACGCTTTCACATTCGACTCCTCATCCGATTTTGCGGCCCAGCATACCGACCCGCCGTTCAAGCACAAGCTTATGGCCGGCTATCAGGGCAGGGCATGCTCGTTGACCCGTTGACTCTCACACCTACACTTATCGGCCATCACTCCCAAAGGAATAGCCCTGATGAAAGCCGTGCTGTGCAAAGAATTCGGCCCCGCCGAATCGCTGGTGCTGGAAGACGTCGCCAGCCCCGTCGCAAAGAAGAACGAAGTGCTGCTGGACGTGCACGCCGCCGGGGTGAATTTCCCGGACACGCTGATCATCGAGGGCAAATATCAGTTCAAGCCACCCTTCCCGTTTTCACCCGGTGGCGAGGCGGCGGGTGTGGTCAGGGAAGTGGGTGAAAAGGTCAGCCACCTTAAAGTCGGTGACCGGGTGATGGCACTGACCGGTTGGGGCAGCTTTGCCGAACAGGTCGCGGTGCCCGGCTACAACGTGCTGCCGATCCCCGCATCCATGGACTTCAACACCGCCGCCGCCTTCAGCATGACCTACGGCACCTCGATGCACGCCCTCAAGCAGCGGGGCAACCTGCAACCCGGCGAAACCCTGCTGGTGCTCGGCGCCTCTGGTGGCGTGGGCCTGGCGGCGGTGGAGATCGGCAAGGCCATGGGTGCCCGGGTGATCGCTGCCGCCAGCAGCACGGAAAAACTCGCCGTAGCCAAGGCTGCCGGCGCCGACGAGTTGATCAACTACAGCGAAACCAGCCTCAAGGATGAGATCAAGCGCCTCACCGACAGCCAGGGCGCCGACGTCATCTACGATCCGGTGGGTGGTGATCTGTTCGACCAGGCCATCCGCTCCATCGCCTGGAATGGCCGGTTGCTGGTGGTCGGCTTCGCCAGCGGGCGCATTCCCGAACTGCCGGTGAACCTCGCCCTGCTCAAGGGCGCCGCGGTGGTGGGGGTGTTCTGGGGCTCCTTTGCCCAGCGCCAGCCCCAGGACAACGCCGCCAACTTCCAGCAGTTGTTCGGCTGGTTCGCCGAGGGCAGGCTCAAGCCACTGGTCTCGCAGGTGTATCCGCTGGGCAACGCCGCCCAAGCGATCAATGACCTCGCCCAGCGCAAGGCTGTGGGCAAGGTGGTTGTGCAGGTGCGCTGACTGCATTGATGCGGTCCGGACGCCCGGCGCGTCGGACCGCGATTGCCACGAGACCGAAGCGCCTCCAACACCCACTCCCGTAACGTCGCCCGCCCGGCTCGTTCGTTTAAGAACATCCCTCCGGCAATATTTCCTCTATTCAGACCAAAACAAGCGATGCTATTTTCGGTAACGAAACTGTAACATTCGCATTCGCAGCCATAACAAGAAATCCGGAGTCCTTGAATGTTTGCTTTCTTTCGTCCTGCCGCACACCAGGCGCCCCTGCCTGAAGAAAAAATAGACAGCACCTACCGACGCCTTCGCTGGCAGATTTTCGCCGGGATTTTCATTGGGTACGCGGGTTACTACCTGCTGCGCAAGAACTTCACCCTGGCATTTCCGGACCTCATCGCCCAAGGCTATACGAAGGGCCAGCTCGGCGTGGCGGTGTCGGCGATCGCGATTGCCTACGGCCTTTCCAAGTTCCTGATGGGCATCGTGTCCGACCGCTCCAACCCTCGCTACTTCCTGCCCTTCGGCCTGGTGATGTCCGCCGCGGTGATGTTCGTTTTCGGTTTCGCGCCGTGGGCGACGTCCAGCGTAACCATGATGTTCATCCTGCTGTTCATCAACGGCTGGGCACAAGGCATGGGTTGGCCACCGAGCGGGCGTACCATGGTGCACTGGTGGTCGCAGAAAGAGCGCGGCGGCGTGGTTTCGGTATGGAACACCGCGCATAACGTCGGCGGCGGCCTGATCGGCCCACTGGCGATCCTCGGCATGGGTTGGTTCAACGACTGGCACAGCAAATTCTACGTGCCGGCTGCCGTGGCCTTGCTGGTGGCTGTATTCGCGTTCCTTGTCATGCGCGATACCCCGCAATCAACGGGTTTGCCGCCCATCGAGAAGTACAAGAACGATTACCCGGAAGGCTACGACGCCAGCCACGAGAACGAATTCAGCGCCAAGGAAATCTTCGTCAAATACGTACTGCGCAACAAAATGCTCTGGTTCATCGCCCTGGCCAACGTCTTTGTCTACTTGCTGCGCTACGGCATCCTGGATTGGGCGCCGACCTACCTTAAAGAGGTCAAGCACTTCGACTTCGACAAGACGTCCTGGGCTTACTTCCTGTACGAATGGGCAGGCATTCCCGGCACGCTGCTGTGCGGCTGGATGTCGGACAAGATCTTCCGCGGCAACCGTGGCCTGACGGGCATGGTGTTCATGGCGCTGGTGACCGTAGCAACGCTCGTGTACTGGCTGAATCCACCGGGCAACCCGATGGTCGACATGATCTCGCTGTTCGCGATCGGCTTCCTGATCTACGGCCCGGTGATGCTGGTGGGCCTGCAGGCGCTGGAACTGGTGCCCAAGAAAGCGGCCGGTACGGCGGCCGGTTTTACCGGGCTGTTCGGTTACCTGGGTGGTTCAGTCGCGGCCAGTGCCCTGATGGGTTACACGGTGGACTATTTCGGCTGGAATGGCGGTTTCATCCTGCTGATCGCCGCGTGCCTGCTGGCCATGGCTTTCCTCGCCCCAACCCTGGGACACAAGCAAGTCAGCAGTCAGAGCCGCGAAGCGGTGGCCTGATCGAGGGCTGACCTGCAACGCTTGAGCCGCGCCTCCAGATTCCGATCCGGCATGGCGTGGCTGCGCAGGGCGTGGATGGTCTGCTCGACATAGTCGCGAGTGGTGCCGAAACGCCCGCAGGCGCTTTCGAAGACCTGACTCAGCACATGGTCCGGCAGGTTGCCGGCATAGCTGGGCAGGTGTCGTTCCAGCACAAAACCCAAGGCCTGCACGCGATTGCCATTCTCGAGGCGACAACTGAGCCAATGCGGGCGATAGGACGGAACCGGCATCTCCCGCTGCCACAAGGCAAACAACGAGTCCTCGAGATTCTCCTCCGGCAATCGGTAGGCGAAACCGCTGCATGAACCGCCGCGATCCAGCCCGAACACCAACCCCGGCAACTCCGGCGTGCCGCGATGCTCGTGGGACCACAAGTACAAACCGCGGTGATACCCATGGACCCGCCCACGCACCCGCTCCACTGCCGTGCATTCCGGCCGCCAGATCAATGAGCCGTAAGCGAACAGCCAGACCGGGCCACCCTGGTGAAGGCGCATGGTCGATTGCATCGAGGCGAGCAATTGTTCTCGGGTCAGTTGCGCGCCCAGGTCAAGGCGTGGCGGATACAGGGCGCAGCTAATGGCGGTTTCGATAGCGGTCATGGCCGGTAGCGACAGGCTCCTCGTAAGGATCGGAAAATGGATAGGCACGCGTCATGGGACTGACGCTTGTCAGAACCCAGGCAAGTTGGATGCCACTGACACCCATGGCACTGGAAAATACCTGTGGCGAGGGGATTTATTCCCGTTGGGATACGTAGCTGCCCTAAAACCTGAGCGCTCGGTGGGTCAGATAAATTGATGGGGGCTGCTACGCAGCCCAGCGGGGATAAATCCCCTCGCCACAAAAATGCATCATCCAGAATCGTTCAAGATCAAGACTCAAGCGCGAGGCGCGTAGGCAAACACGTCGGCGCGCATCTGGTGGGCGTCCATCCCGGCTTCAACCAGCGCGTCGAGGGTCGCATAGATCATGGCCGGCGAGCCGCTGGCGTAGACGTGTACGCCGGACAGGTCGCTGATGTCTTCGCATACCGCTTCGTGGAGCATGCCGCAGCGCCCTTCCCAGCCACACAGATCGCTGACGACCTTGTGCAGGAACAGATTCGGCAGCTTCTTCCACTCCTCCCAATGCTCGATTTCATAGAAATCGTCCGGTCGCCGCACGCCCCAATACAGATGCACCGGATGCTTGAAGCCCTCTGCCCGGCAGTGCTCGATCAGGCTGTGCATCTGCGCCATGCCGGTACCGGCGGCGATCAGCACCAAAGGGCCGTCCGGCAATTCGGACAAGTGAGTATCGCCAAACGGCATTTCGACATGAACGTTGGGGTTGCGGTGCAGTTGTTCCAGCAGCGCCTTCGCACTGTTTTCGCGCACCAGTACATGCAATTGCAGATCGCGCCCCGAATGCGGCGCCGAAGCCAGGGAGAAAGCCGATTTATCGCCATTCTCCCGCTCGATCATCAAATACTGCCCCGCGTGATAGCGCGGCGGCTTGCCCGCCGGCGCACGCAGGCTGACCCGCCAGACATCGCCACCCGCATCGACACATCCGCTGACCTGGCACGCCAGGCGGCGCACTGGCAACTCGCCGGGCGCCAACACACCGTCCCACAACACCACACAATCCTCCAGGGGCTCGGCGATGCAGGTGAAGATCTCCCCGTGATCGCGCACGTCGCCAGCCTGTTCCACGCGGCCTTCCACCAGCAACGCGCCACAGACGTGGCAGTTGCCGTTGCGGCAGCTTTGCGGGCACTCATAGCCCAGGCGCCGCGCACCATCGAGAATCCGCTCGGCGGGCCGTATCTCCAGCACCGCGCCGGACGGCTGCAAGGTCACACGCATCAATCTATTCCTAACTGATTCCAGATGGCATCGATCCGTTGGGTAACGGCTTCATCCTTGACGATAACCCGGCCCCACTCACGAGTGGTTTCACCGGGCCATTTATGCGTGGCATCGAGCCCCATCTTCGACCCCAGGCCGGAGACCGGCGAAGCGAAGTCGAGGTAGTCGATCGGCGTGTTTTCGATCATCACCGTGTCGCGCTTGGGGTCCATGCGCGTGGTGATGGCCCAGATCACGTCGTTCCAGTCCCGTGCATTGATATCGTCGTCAGTGACGATAACGAACTTGGTGTACATGAACTGTCGCAGAAACGACCAGACACCCAGCATCACCCGCTTGGCATGGCCCGGATACGACTTCTTCATGGTGACCACGGCCATGCGATACGAGCAGCCTTCCGGCGGCAGGTAGAAGTCGGTGATCTCGGGGAATTGCTTTTGCAGGATCGGCACGAACACTTCGTTCAGCGCCACACCAAGGATCGCTGGCTCATCGGGTGGACGGCCAGTATAGGTGCTGTGGTAGATCGGCTTGATCCGATGGGTGATGCGCTCGACAGTGAACACCGGGAAGCTGTCGACTTCGTTGTAGTAGCCGGTGTGGTCGCCGTACGGGCCTTCATCGGCCATTTCGCCGGGGTGGATCACGCCTTCGAGGATGATCTCGGCGGTGGCCGGGACTTGCAGGTCGTTGCCACGGCATTTCACCAGCTCGGTGCGGTTGCCCCGCAGCAGGCCGGCGAAGGCATATTCGGAGAGGCTGTCGGGCACGGGCGTGACGGCGCCGAGAATGGTCGCCGGGTCCGCGCCCAGGGCCACGGACACCGGGAAGGGCTGGCCGGGGTGTTTTTCGCACCACTCGCGATAGTCCAGCGCACCGCCACGATGGCTCAGCCAACGCATGATGACCTTGTTGCGGCCAATCACCTGCTGGCGATAGATACCGAGGTTCTGGCGGTCCTTGTTCGGACCTTTGGTGACGGTCAGGCCCCAGGTAATCAGCGGCCCCACATCGCCCGGCCAGCAGGTCTGCACCGGCAGCATCGCCAGGTCGACATCGTCGCCCTCGATCACCACTTCCTGGCAGATCGCGTCCTTGACGACTTTCGGCGCCATGGAAATGATCTTGCGGAAAATCGGCAGCTTGGACCAGGCGTCCTTCAGGCCCTTGGGCGGCTCGGGCTCCTTGAGAAACGCCAGCAGCTTGCCGATCTCGCGCAGTTCGCTGACGGCCTCGGCGCCCATGCCCAGGGCCACGCGTTCCGGCGTGCCGAACAGGTTGCCCAGTACCGGAATGTCATACCCTGTCGGATTTTCGAACAGCAGCGCCGGGCCTTTGGCACGCAGGGTGCGGTCACAGACCTCGGTCATTTCCAGCACAGGAGACACCGGCACCTGGATGCGCTTGAGTTCGCCGCGCTGTTCCAGACCGCTGATAAAGTCGCGCAAATCGCGATACTGCATGCAAAAGCCTCATGGTGGCCGTGGCGTTCGGGGGCCCGAGTTTAACGCCGCCCGTTCGAAATAGTGAATGCACAGATAGCAAAAAGCCGGGTTTCCCCGGCTTTGCTGGATCTGTCGATTTACTTGCGCTTCATCGACAGGAAGAACTCATCGTTGGTCTTGGTCGTTTTCAACTTGTCGACCAGGAACTCGATGGCAGCCACTTCATCCATCGGATGCAGCAGCTTGCGCAGGATCCACATGCGCTGCAACTCGTCATCGGCCGTCAGCAGCTCTTCACGGCGAGTGCCGGAGCGGTTGATGTTGATGGCCGGGAATACGCGCTTCTCGGCGATGCGACGATCCAAAGGCAGTTCCATGTTGCCGGTGCCCTTGAATTCCTCGTAGATCACTTCGTCCATCTTCGAACCGGTTTCAACCAGTGCGGTGGCGATGATGGTCAGCGAGCCGCCCTCTTCGATGTTGCGCGCGGCGCCGAAGAAACGCTTCGGTTTCTCCAGGGCGTGGGCATCGACACCACCGGTCAGCACCTTGCCGGAGCTCGGGATCACGGTGTTGTAGGCACGGGCCAGACGGGTGATGGAGTCCAGCAGGATGACCACGTCCTTCTTGTGCTCGACCAGGCGCTTGGCCTTCTCGATCACCATTTCGGCAACCTGCACGTGGCGGGTCGGCGGCTCGTCGAACGTCGAGGCGACCACTTCGCCGCGCACGGTGCGCTGCATCTCGGTCACTTCTTCCGGACGCTCGTCGATCAGCAGCACGATCAGATGAACTTCAGGGTTGTTACGGGCGATGTTGGCCGCGATGTTCTGCAGCATGATCGTCTTGCCCGCTTTCGGCGGCGCCACGATCAGGCCACGCTGGCCCTTGCCGATGGGTGCGCACAGGTCGATGACACGACCGGTGAGGTCTTCGGTGGAACCGTTGCCGGCTTCCATCTTCATGCGCACGGTCGGGAACAGCGGGGTCAGGTTTTCGAAGAGAATCTTGTTCTTCGCGTTTTCCGGACGGTCGAAGTTGATCGTGTCGACCTTGAGCAGCGCGAAGTAACGCTCGCCTTCCTTCGGAGGGCGGATCTTGCCAACGATGGTGTCACCGGTGCGCAAGTTGAAGCGACGGATCTGGCTCGGCGAGACGTAGATATCGTCCGGGCCGGCAAGGTAGGAAGCGTCCGCGGAACGGAGGAAGCCGAAGCCGTCCTGGAGAATCTCCAGCACGCCATCACCGGAGATTTCCTCGCCGCTCTTCGCGTGCTTCTTGAGCAGGGAGAAAATCACGTCCTGCTTGCGCGAACGGGCCATATTTTCTATGCCCATCTGTTCGGCCAATTCGAGCAGTTCGGTAATCGGCTTTTGCTTGAGTTCAGTCAGATTCATATAGGAATGACGTAATCATTTATGGAGGGGAAATTAAGCTTTTGGCTTAATGAGGCCGCGCCGCGGAGAAGGCGACAGGATCGCGTACTT is from Pseudomonas sp. B21-056 and encodes:
- a CDS encoding 5-formyltetrahydrofolate cyclo-ligase; translated protein: MSEPALLPRPQLRRLLRQARRALTPAQQRQAAQGLYRQLAQHPMFRRARHIALYLPNDGEIDPRLLLRAAQRRGKATYLPVLNSWPQTKMVFQRIRPGEPLHPNRFRILEPRIDVARQRKVWTLDLVLLPLVGFDDVGGRLGMGGGFYDRSLAYLARRKLWRKPTLLGLAHECQKVERLAQASWDVPLQGTVSDRRWYIAG
- a CDS encoding EVE domain-containing protein; translation: MAYWLMKSEPDELSIMDLEKLGQARWDGVRNYQARNFLRAMAQGDSFFFYHSSCPEPGIAGIGQIVRTAYPDPTALEPDSHYFDPKANPDKNPWTAIDVAHVETFPRVLKLDYLKQQAALAEMPLVQKGSRLSVMPVTAEQWAAVMALKS
- a CDS encoding flagellar basal body-associated protein FliL; translated protein: MKAWIVLMLALSLPVAVMANEEAKEAKEGEAPKVSYITLSPPFVGNYGLDGTAKLKVYKADVALRVTGDAAAAAVKANEPLIRNQLVALFAQQTSETMNNLEAKEKLRQEALKQTQQVMNDETGKPMVDDLLFNNLIIQ
- a CDS encoding NADPH:quinone oxidoreductase family protein, producing MKAVLCKEFGPAESLVLEDVASPVAKKNEVLLDVHAAGVNFPDTLIIEGKYQFKPPFPFSPGGEAAGVVREVGEKVSHLKVGDRVMALTGWGSFAEQVAVPGYNVLPIPASMDFNTAAAFSMTYGTSMHALKQRGNLQPGETLLVLGASGGVGLAAVEIGKAMGARVIAAASSTEKLAVAKAAGADELINYSETSLKDEIKRLTDSQGADVIYDPVGGDLFDQAIRSIAWNGRLLVVGFASGRIPELPVNLALLKGAAVVGVFWGSFAQRQPQDNAANFQQLFGWFAEGRLKPLVSQVYPLGNAAQAINDLAQRKAVGKVVVQVR
- the glpT gene encoding glycerol-3-phosphate transporter, which translates into the protein MFAFFRPAAHQAPLPEEKIDSTYRRLRWQIFAGIFIGYAGYYLLRKNFTLAFPDLIAQGYTKGQLGVAVSAIAIAYGLSKFLMGIVSDRSNPRYFLPFGLVMSAAVMFVFGFAPWATSSVTMMFILLFINGWAQGMGWPPSGRTMVHWWSQKERGGVVSVWNTAHNVGGGLIGPLAILGMGWFNDWHSKFYVPAAVALLVAVFAFLVMRDTPQSTGLPPIEKYKNDYPEGYDASHENEFSAKEIFVKYVLRNKMLWFIALANVFVYLLRYGILDWAPTYLKEVKHFDFDKTSWAYFLYEWAGIPGTLLCGWMSDKIFRGNRGLTGMVFMALVTVATLVYWLNPPGNPMVDMISLFAIGFLIYGPVMLVGLQALELVPKKAAGTAAGFTGLFGYLGGSVAASALMGYTVDYFGWNGGFILLIAACLLAMAFLAPTLGHKQVSSQSREAVA
- a CDS encoding gamma-glutamylcyclotransferase; the encoded protein is MTAIETAISCALYPPRLDLGAQLTREQLLASMQSTMRLHQGGPVWLFAYGSLIWRPECTAVERVRGRVHGYHRGLYLWSHEHRGTPELPGLVFGLDRGGSCSGFAYRLPEENLEDSLFALWQREMPVPSYRPHWLSCRLENGNRVQALGFVLERHLPSYAGNLPDHVLSQVFESACGRFGTTRDYVEQTIHALRSHAMPDRNLEARLKRCRSALDQATASRL
- a CDS encoding CDP-6-deoxy-delta-3,4-glucoseen reductase, with the protein product MRVTLQPSGAVLEIRPAERILDGARRLGYECPQSCRNGNCHVCGALLVEGRVEQAGDVRDHGEIFTCIAEPLEDCVVLWDGVLAPGELPVRRLACQVSGCVDAGGDVWRVSLRAPAGKPPRYHAGQYLMIERENGDKSAFSLASAPHSGRDLQLHVLVRENSAKALLEQLHRNPNVHVEMPFGDTHLSELPDGPLVLIAAGTGMAQMHSLIEHCRAEGFKHPVHLYWGVRRPDDFYEIEHWEEWKKLPNLFLHKVVSDLCGWEGRCGMLHEAVCEDISDLSGVHVYASGSPAMIYATLDALVEAGMDAHQMRADVFAYAPRA
- the ubiD gene encoding 4-hydroxy-3-polyprenylbenzoate decarboxylase, producing the protein MQYRDLRDFISGLEQRGELKRIQVPVSPVLEMTEVCDRTLRAKGPALLFENPTGYDIPVLGNLFGTPERVALGMGAEAVSELREIGKLLAFLKEPEPPKGLKDAWSKLPIFRKIISMAPKVVKDAICQEVVIEGDDVDLAMLPVQTCWPGDVGPLITWGLTVTKGPNKDRQNLGIYRQQVIGRNKVIMRWLSHRGGALDYREWCEKHPGQPFPVSVALGADPATILGAVTPVPDSLSEYAFAGLLRGNRTELVKCRGNDLQVPATAEIILEGVIHPGEMADEGPYGDHTGYYNEVDSFPVFTVERITHRIKPIYHSTYTGRPPDEPAILGVALNEVFVPILQKQFPEITDFYLPPEGCSYRMAVVTMKKSYPGHAKRVMLGVWSFLRQFMYTKFVIVTDDDINARDWNDVIWAITTRMDPKRDTVMIENTPIDYLDFASPVSGLGSKMGLDATHKWPGETTREWGRVIVKDEAVTQRIDAIWNQLGID
- the rho gene encoding transcription termination factor Rho — protein: MNLTELKQKPITELLELAEQMGIENMARSRKQDVIFSLLKKHAKSGEEISGDGVLEILQDGFGFLRSADASYLAGPDDIYVSPSQIRRFNLRTGDTIVGKIRPPKEGERYFALLKVDTINFDRPENAKNKILFENLTPLFPTVRMKMEAGNGSTEDLTGRVIDLCAPIGKGQRGLIVAPPKAGKTIMLQNIAANIARNNPEVHLIVLLIDERPEEVTEMQRTVRGEVVASTFDEPPTRHVQVAEMVIEKAKRLVEHKKDVVILLDSITRLARAYNTVIPSSGKVLTGGVDAHALEKPKRFFGAARNIEEGGSLTIIATALVETGSKMDEVIYEEFKGTGNMELPLDRRIAEKRVFPAININRSGTRREELLTADDELQRMWILRKLLHPMDEVAAIEFLVDKLKTTKTNDEFFLSMKRK